From Herbiconiux flava, one genomic window encodes:
- a CDS encoding family 1 glycosylhydrolase: MSDTPWYREDRLHYGVGIEDTFIPQEAVGHRKLDEYELTQHYARWRDDLDLVAESGAEFVRWGIPWYLVEPRPGEFDWSWLDQVAERMRELGLRCIVDLMHYGTPLWLDNSFINAGYPERVASYGRAVAERYRDVLTDFTPLNEPVVNAEWCGENAKWPPYLSGHDGFIKVTMQLARGMVLTQREIAAVHPDATFVHVDAGFLYRGDGESPLLSRELLEERRFIALDLITGRFDADSPLHPWLTSHGVTEAELQWFRDNAVTPDVIGVNYYPHFTTGEFVDGRLTPVHNDGGGLRTLISLYSDRYGLPIAVTETSLVGTPAEKIDWMRESGSVLSAMRAEGHPIIGFTWFPFFSMVDWLYRFDQLKPDDWMLEFGIVDLVRGADLGLERVRNEAFDVFRRAALDARGAGDRSAAR; the protein is encoded by the coding sequence GTGAGCGACACCCCCTGGTACCGCGAAGACCGCCTGCACTACGGCGTCGGCATCGAGGACACCTTCATCCCGCAGGAGGCCGTCGGCCACCGCAAGCTCGACGAGTACGAGCTCACCCAGCACTACGCCCGCTGGCGCGACGACCTCGACCTGGTCGCCGAGAGCGGGGCGGAGTTCGTGCGGTGGGGCATCCCGTGGTACCTCGTCGAACCGCGGCCGGGGGAGTTCGACTGGTCGTGGCTCGACCAGGTCGCCGAGCGGATGCGCGAACTGGGCCTGCGCTGCATCGTCGACCTGATGCACTACGGAACACCGCTGTGGCTCGACAACTCGTTCATCAACGCCGGCTATCCCGAGCGGGTCGCCTCGTACGGCCGAGCGGTCGCCGAGCGCTACCGCGACGTCTTAACCGACTTCACGCCGCTGAACGAACCGGTCGTCAATGCGGAGTGGTGCGGCGAGAACGCCAAGTGGCCGCCGTACCTCTCGGGTCACGACGGCTTCATCAAGGTCACGATGCAGCTGGCTCGCGGCATGGTGCTCACCCAGCGGGAGATCGCCGCCGTGCATCCGGACGCCACCTTCGTGCACGTCGACGCCGGCTTCCTGTACCGGGGAGACGGGGAGTCGCCGCTGCTCTCCCGAGAGCTGCTCGAGGAGCGCCGCTTCATCGCCCTCGACCTGATCACGGGCCGCTTCGACGCCGACTCCCCACTGCACCCGTGGCTGACCTCGCACGGCGTCACGGAGGCGGAGCTGCAGTGGTTCCGCGACAACGCGGTCACGCCCGACGTGATCGGGGTGAACTACTACCCCCACTTCACTACGGGCGAGTTCGTCGACGGCCGCCTCACGCCGGTGCACAACGACGGGGGCGGGCTGCGCACCCTCATCTCGCTGTACTCCGATCGCTACGGCCTCCCCATCGCCGTCACCGAGACCTCCCTCGTGGGCACCCCCGCCGAGAAGATCGACTGGATGCGCGAGTCGGGTTCGGTGCTTTCAGCGATGCGGGCCGAGGGTCACCCCATCATCGGCTTCACCTGGTTCCCGTTCTTCTCGATGGTCGACTGGCTGTACCGCTTCGACCAGCTGAAGCCCGACGACTGGATGCTCGAGTTCGGCATCGTCGATCTCGTGCGGGGCGCCGACCTCGGGCTCGAGCGGGTGCGCAACGAGGCGTTCGACGTCTTCAGGCGGGCGGCGCTCGATGCGCGCGGGGCGGGTGACCGGTCAGCCGCGCGGTGA
- the nagB gene encoding glucosamine-6-phosphate deaminase gives MEIVILPTAADVGRAAAGLIAAVVANRSDAVIGLATGSSPQGIYRDLARRVEAGELSFALARGFALDEYVGIPLEHPESYARIIARDVVEPLGFDPSRVQVPDGRASDLDLAAKQYEADILDAGGIDIQILGIGTNGHIGFNEPTSSFASRTRIKTLALRTREDNARFFASPDEVPTHCMTQGLGTILDARALVLVAQGEQKADAIAAAVEGPLSAFVPASALQLHEHATIVVDEAAASRLQLTDYYRYTYDHKPEWQRTR, from the coding sequence ATGGAAATCGTCATCCTCCCCACCGCGGCCGACGTCGGCCGTGCAGCCGCCGGCCTGATCGCGGCGGTCGTCGCGAACCGTTCCGACGCCGTGATCGGCCTCGCCACCGGATCGAGCCCGCAGGGCATCTACCGCGACCTCGCCCGACGAGTCGAGGCGGGAGAGCTATCGTTCGCGCTCGCTCGAGGTTTCGCCCTCGACGAGTACGTGGGCATCCCTTTGGAGCATCCGGAGTCCTACGCCCGCATCATCGCTCGCGACGTGGTCGAGCCGCTCGGGTTCGATCCCTCTCGCGTCCAGGTTCCCGACGGGCGTGCGAGCGACCTCGACCTCGCGGCGAAACAGTACGAAGCCGACATCCTCGACGCCGGTGGGATCGACATCCAGATCCTCGGCATCGGGACGAACGGCCACATCGGCTTCAACGAACCGACGTCGTCGTTCGCCTCGCGCACCCGCATCAAGACCCTCGCCCTCCGCACCCGCGAAGACAACGCGCGCTTCTTCGCATCGCCCGACGAGGTTCCCACGCACTGCATGACGCAGGGCCTCGGAACCATCCTCGACGCCCGAGCCCTCGTCCTGGTCGCTCAGGGCGAGCAGAAGGCCGACGCCATCGCGGCGGCGGTCGAAGGACCCCTCAGCGCCTTCGTGCCGGCCAGTGCGCTCCAGCTGCACGAACACGCGACGATCGTGGTCGATGAAGCGGCCGCATCCCGCCTGCAGCTCACCGACTACTACCGCTACACCTACGACCACAAGCCCGAGTGGCAGCGGACGCGCTGA
- a CDS encoding N-acetylglucosamine kinase → MVDLAIDIGQTQARIRAVHDGSPDPELEVDGFAYGSNLLDSIARIVAECAEKLGLDRVDAVAVGSTGLHGRLPAVDGVLNRLHRTLGTTSIVLADDAVTAYLGARGDQDGVVVAAGTGMVGLGLGPAGAARVDGVGYLIGDEGSGWWIGRQGLVAALSAADGRPNGSAALLDRLQDRFGAVADFPGTLAAEPSPVAVVASFAKDVADAAREGDAMAASIWREAGEHIAGVIAAAASGGGLGDDPQWTLIGRLSRADDLLQPGLDARLASLVPLGSRMPPVGGPLDGVSRLLHVDTARFAPMVRLSRIR, encoded by the coding sequence GTGGTCGACCTCGCAATCGACATCGGGCAGACCCAGGCCCGGATCCGAGCCGTGCACGACGGCAGTCCTGACCCGGAACTCGAGGTCGACGGCTTCGCCTACGGCTCGAACCTTCTCGACAGCATCGCCCGGATCGTGGCGGAGTGCGCCGAGAAGCTCGGTCTGGACCGTGTCGACGCCGTAGCTGTGGGGAGCACCGGACTCCACGGCCGGCTTCCGGCCGTCGATGGGGTGCTGAATCGGCTGCACCGCACCCTGGGCACCACGTCGATCGTGCTCGCCGATGACGCGGTGACGGCCTACCTCGGAGCCCGCGGAGATCAGGACGGCGTCGTCGTCGCGGCGGGCACCGGCATGGTCGGTCTCGGTCTCGGTCCAGCCGGAGCCGCCCGCGTCGACGGCGTCGGATACCTCATCGGCGACGAGGGCTCTGGCTGGTGGATCGGCCGGCAGGGCCTCGTCGCCGCCCTCAGCGCCGCCGACGGGCGCCCGAACGGCTCGGCCGCACTCCTGGACCGGTTGCAGGATCGGTTCGGAGCCGTCGCCGACTTCCCCGGCACCCTCGCCGCCGAGCCCTCCCCCGTGGCGGTCGTGGCGTCCTTCGCGAAAGACGTCGCCGACGCCGCCAGGGAGGGGGATGCGATGGCCGCCAGCATCTGGCGCGAGGCCGGCGAGCACATCGCTGGCGTGATCGCGGCGGCCGCATCCGGCGGCGGGCTGGGCGACGACCCCCAGTGGACACTCATCGGGCGACTGTCCCGAGCAGACGACCTCCTGCAGCCCGGTCTCGACGCTCGGCTGGCCTCCCTCGTTCCCCTCGGTTCGCGCATGCCACCCGTCGGCGGGCCCCTCGATGGCGTCAGCCGGCTCCTGCACGTCGACACCGCTCGCTTCGCACCGATGGTGCGCCTGAGCAGGATCCGCTGA
- a CDS encoding carbohydrate ABC transporter permease — MTTTKPVRPGKPAVGGAATTASARRRRPVNTHRAATWLLAITSVAIGLLMLLPIIWMVFTAFKPESDIVSAPPTLWPRELTLEHFVEVWDRIPFARLYVNTIVFAGSVTIISLLFDSMAAYALARLPFKGRAVVMVLILLLLMLPFQVTLIPLYDMLNGMGLTNTLPGLIIPRMTNAFGIFFLTQFFLSLPKDLEEAARVDGASEWRIYWGIILPLSRPALLTLGLFHFQYNWNDLLWPLVMSSSVETSTLPAGLALFMGQHVVEYGLLMAGSLLAMLPVILFFLLIQRSFVAGIATTGLK; from the coding sequence ATGACGACCACGAAGCCCGTCAGACCCGGGAAGCCGGCCGTGGGCGGGGCGGCGACCACCGCATCCGCTCGTCGCCGTCGCCCGGTGAACACCCACCGGGCCGCCACCTGGCTGCTCGCGATCACCTCGGTCGCCATCGGCCTGCTGATGCTGCTGCCGATCATCTGGATGGTGTTCACCGCCTTCAAGCCCGAGAGCGACATCGTCAGCGCGCCACCCACCCTGTGGCCGCGGGAGCTCACCCTCGAGCACTTCGTGGAGGTGTGGGACCGCATCCCGTTCGCCCGGCTCTACGTGAACACGATCGTCTTCGCCGGCAGCGTCACGATCATCTCGCTGCTGTTCGACTCGATGGCGGCCTACGCCCTCGCTCGTCTGCCGTTCAAGGGGCGGGCCGTGGTGATGGTGCTGATCCTGCTGCTGCTCATGCTGCCGTTCCAGGTCACGCTCATCCCGCTCTACGACATGCTGAACGGGATGGGGCTGACGAACACCCTCCCCGGCCTGATCATCCCGAGGATGACGAACGCCTTCGGCATCTTCTTCCTCACCCAGTTCTTCCTCTCGCTGCCGAAGGACTTGGAGGAGGCGGCGCGGGTCGACGGAGCATCCGAGTGGCGCATCTACTGGGGCATCATCCTGCCGCTGTCGCGTCCGGCCCTGCTGACGCTCGGGCTGTTCCACTTCCAGTACAACTGGAACGACCTGCTCTGGCCGCTCGTCATGTCGTCGTCGGTGGAGACCTCGACCCTGCCGGCCGGGCTCGCGCTGTTCATGGGGCAGCACGTCGTGGAGTACGGCCTGCTGATGGCCGGGTCGCTCCTGGCGATGCTGCCGGTCATCCTGTTCTTCCTCCTCATCCAGCGCAGCTTCGTGGCGGGCATCGCCACCACGGGCCTCAAATGA
- a CDS encoding carbohydrate ABC transporter permease, with the protein MTTTAERPAAQLPPPPRRRPALRVSARRSLTAWLFLTPTLLILVAFTVYPMVQALYLSFTDYNLIRAAEWVGLDNYTELLSDGSFWNAFGNTVLYALVVTPVTVVLALAFALMLNQAFRGRAFARTAIFLPFIVSLGIIAIAWAFLLDPNIGLISHWLSLVGIVPEQGWLSDPRYAMAAVMIVGVWKNVGFYMVIYLAGLQSIPVDMYEAARLDGAGVLQRFRNVTLPLLSNQTLLVSVLALIATLQAFDQIYVMTRGGPFFRTETLVMLVYREGFQELRFGYASAISFVLVIFVFILSMVQFGYLRRKQVTY; encoded by the coding sequence ATGACGACCACCGCAGAGCGCCCCGCCGCTCAGCTCCCGCCGCCCCCGCGCCGGCGACCGGCCCTCCGCGTGAGCGCCCGCCGCTCGCTCACCGCCTGGCTCTTCCTGACGCCGACCCTGCTCATCCTGGTCGCGTTCACGGTCTACCCGATGGTGCAGGCGCTGTACCTCTCCTTCACCGACTACAACCTGATCCGGGCGGCCGAGTGGGTCGGCCTCGACAACTACACCGAGCTGCTCTCCGACGGCTCGTTCTGGAACGCCTTCGGCAACACGGTGCTCTACGCCCTCGTGGTCACCCCGGTGACCGTCGTGCTGGCGCTCGCCTTCGCACTGATGCTCAACCAGGCGTTCCGCGGCCGGGCGTTCGCCCGCACGGCGATCTTCCTGCCGTTCATCGTGTCGCTCGGCATCATCGCGATCGCCTGGGCCTTCCTGCTCGACCCGAACATCGGCTTGATCTCGCACTGGCTGAGCCTCGTCGGAATCGTGCCCGAGCAGGGCTGGCTGAGCGACCCGCGCTACGCGATGGCCGCGGTGATGATCGTGGGCGTGTGGAAAAACGTCGGCTTCTACATGGTGATCTACCTGGCGGGGCTGCAGTCGATCCCGGTCGACATGTACGAGGCCGCTCGACTCGACGGCGCCGGCGTGTTGCAGCGTTTCCGCAACGTGACGCTGCCCCTGCTCTCGAACCAGACGCTGCTCGTCTCCGTCCTGGCCCTGATCGCGACGCTGCAGGCGTTCGACCAGATCTACGTGATGACACGCGGCGGGCCGTTCTTCCGCACCGAGACGCTCGTGATGCTCGTCTACCGGGAGGGCTTCCAGGAGCTCCGCTTCGGCTACGCCTCGGCGATCTCCTTCGTGCTCGTGATCTTCGTGTTCATCCTCTCGATGGTGCAGTTCGGCTATCTCCGACGGAAGCAGGTGACCTACTGA
- a CDS encoding GntR family transcriptional regulator yields MTGDAGEGRIVVHKYEQVAASIRESIAQSLSPHDALASERELMAIHGVSRMTVRKAISVLVEEGRVYNVHGSGTFVGSADIFSKTPKLTSFTEDMISRGSTPSSRVLELTRIAAPDQVALALGLAPSSEVTKIRRLRLADDTPIALEEVYLPTTVLPTESLNLGSSLYEQLRLAGYEVFRAEQEIMAISLSAEDSRLLDVAEGSAALSVTRVSSSRRGQLIEFARTTYRADRYTFQLAVTRDDK; encoded by the coding sequence ATGACCGGGGACGCCGGGGAAGGACGAATCGTGGTCCACAAATACGAACAGGTCGCAGCCAGCATCCGGGAATCGATCGCCCAGTCCCTGTCGCCGCACGATGCGCTGGCATCGGAACGCGAACTCATGGCCATCCATGGCGTGAGCCGGATGACCGTGAGAAAGGCCATCTCGGTCCTCGTGGAGGAGGGCCGGGTCTACAACGTCCACGGCTCGGGCACCTTCGTCGGTTCGGCCGACATCTTCTCGAAGACCCCCAAGCTGACGTCGTTCACCGAGGACATGATCAGCCGCGGCTCGACCCCCTCCTCGCGGGTGCTCGAGCTGACGCGCATCGCTGCGCCGGACCAGGTCGCGCTCGCCCTCGGCCTGGCCCCGTCGAGCGAAGTGACGAAGATCCGGCGACTGAGACTCGCGGACGACACCCCCATCGCGCTCGAAGAGGTCTACCTCCCGACGACGGTGCTGCCCACCGAATCGCTGAACCTCGGCTCGTCGCTCTACGAACAGCTCCGCCTCGCCGGATACGAGGTGTTCCGCGCCGAGCAGGAGATCATGGCCATCTCGCTGTCGGCCGAGGACAGTCGCCTGCTCGACGTCGCGGAAGGCTCGGCCGCGCTCTCCGTGACCCGGGTCAGCTCCTCGCGCCGAGGTCAGCTCATCGAGTTCGCACGCACCACCTACCGGGCCGACCGGTACACCTTCCAACTGGCCGTCACCCGGGACGACAAATGA
- a CDS encoding N-acetylmannosamine-6-phosphate 2-epimerase encodes MLHTLRGRLIVSCQAYPGEPLRDSETMARIAQSVVIGGAAAIRSQGLDDIRAIARSVDVPQIGLWKVGSDGVFITPTLTHAVAVADAGADVVAIDGTRRERPDGLTLKQTIRELRQRADVLVMADAGSVDDGLAAEDAGADIVGTTLAGYTGERPRTDGPDLELVNALAARLGVPLFAEGRIHTPTEARAALEAGAYSVVVGTAITHPASITSWYVDAIAGERSRIADGQLQG; translated from the coding sequence ATGCTCCACACCCTGCGCGGCCGCCTCATCGTCTCCTGCCAGGCCTACCCGGGCGAACCCCTGCGCGACTCCGAGACCATGGCGCGGATCGCCCAGTCGGTGGTCATCGGCGGAGCCGCCGCCATCCGCTCCCAAGGGCTCGACGACATCCGCGCGATCGCCCGCAGCGTGGACGTTCCGCAGATCGGACTGTGGAAGGTCGGATCGGACGGGGTGTTCATCACCCCGACGCTCACGCACGCCGTGGCGGTCGCCGACGCCGGCGCCGACGTCGTCGCGATCGACGGCACACGTCGCGAACGGCCGGACGGACTCACTCTGAAGCAGACCATCCGCGAGCTCAGGCAGCGCGCCGACGTCCTGGTGATGGCCGATGCGGGAAGCGTCGACGACGGGCTGGCCGCCGAAGACGCGGGAGCCGACATCGTCGGCACCACGCTCGCCGGCTACACCGGAGAACGACCCCGTACAGATGGCCCGGACCTCGAGCTCGTGAACGCGCTCGCCGCTCGCCTCGGCGTCCCGCTCTTCGCCGAGGGGCGCATCCACACCCCCACCGAGGCGCGCGCGGCGCTGGAGGCCGGTGCCTACTCGGTGGTCGTGGGGACAGCGATCACCCATCCTGCCTCCATCACCTCGTGGTACGTCGACGCCATCGCCGGCGAGCGCAGCCGGATCGCCGACGGGCAACTCCAGGGCTGA
- a CDS encoding carbohydrate ABC transporter permease → MPSTVVERPRSTATERRKRTTAALILSLPLILFAAVFVIYPLASGALTAFQSSTLLDQSNEPNGIDNFISLFRSDGFAKAAGFTVGFSAVVVVIEMVLGFALALLMNRAFPGKKLFFTLLLLPIMVAPALLGVMFRLLLNGDIGALPALLDSVGLSVSLFSPDSVIPLLVVLDVLQWTPFTFLIIYAGLQSFPKELLEASAMDGAGYVRSLTSVIVPVLKPVLFAAFFLRAIDAIRTFDVIYVLTAGGPGTSTTTLSIYIYKTAFESGDFGKAAAAALVVLVCLIPFVPFIVRRISSTGMEAKK, encoded by the coding sequence ATGCCATCCACCGTCGTCGAACGCCCGAGATCGACCGCCACGGAGCGCCGCAAGCGCACCACGGCGGCCCTGATCCTGAGCTTGCCCCTCATCCTCTTCGCCGCCGTCTTCGTGATCTACCCGCTCGCGTCAGGGGCGCTCACCGCGTTCCAGAGCAGCACCCTGCTGGATCAGTCGAACGAACCCAACGGCATCGACAACTTCATCTCGCTCTTCCGCAGCGACGGATTCGCGAAAGCCGCCGGCTTCACCGTCGGGTTCTCCGCCGTGGTCGTCGTGATCGAGATGGTGCTCGGGTTCGCCCTGGCGTTGCTGATGAACCGCGCGTTCCCCGGCAAGAAGCTCTTCTTCACCCTGCTCCTGCTGCCGATCATGGTCGCACCGGCCCTGCTCGGCGTCATGTTCCGGTTGCTGCTGAACGGCGACATCGGCGCACTGCCCGCCTTGCTCGACAGCGTCGGCCTCAGCGTCTCGCTGTTCTCCCCCGACTCGGTCATCCCGTTGCTCGTCGTGCTCGACGTGCTGCAGTGGACGCCCTTCACCTTCCTGATCATCTACGCGGGCCTGCAGTCGTTCCCGAAGGAGCTTCTCGAAGCCTCCGCGATGGACGGAGCCGGCTACGTGCGGTCGTTGACGTCGGTGATCGTGCCCGTGCTCAAACCGGTGCTCTTCGCGGCCTTCTTCCTCCGTGCGATCGACGCCATCCGCACCTTCGACGTCATCTACGTGCTGACCGCCGGCGGACCCGGCACGAGCACCACCACTCTGAGTATCTACATCTACAAGACCGCGTTCGAGTCGGGCGACTTCGGCAAAGCGGCCGCCGCCGCGCTGGTCGTGCTGGTCTGCCTGATCCCGTTCGTGCCGTTCATCGTGCGACGCATCTCCTCGACCGGAATGGAGGCCAAGAAGTGA
- a CDS encoding carbohydrate ABC transporter permease, with translation MTALAQNTTKTTATVSPPTKAPRRRRAWLFTIAAGIIALVVNVPLLNAVLVSFKPDGEIAKNPISLPTSPTLDHYANVLYASGYDFPRFFANSAMIAVGTVLLVLIIAIPATYAIVRLNFGGRWIISSASGLRLLPAIFFVVPFFILFSTLGLADTIPGLIAANTFLNLPLAIILLSSALGDIPQEIEEAAAVDGASIYRTLGSIVLPLLAPTMVAVSVLVFIFSWNDYLFALVLSTSDATPVTLGAANFITSTGIRWGDISAASVLSTLPPLLFAVFAQRYLVSGLSSGAVKG, from the coding sequence GTGACCGCGCTGGCCCAGAACACGACGAAGACGACCGCGACCGTGTCGCCGCCCACCAAGGCACCGCGCCGTCGAAGGGCGTGGCTCTTCACTATCGCCGCCGGCATCATCGCGTTGGTCGTGAACGTGCCGTTGCTGAACGCGGTGCTGGTCAGCTTCAAGCCCGACGGCGAGATCGCCAAGAACCCGATCTCCCTCCCCACGTCGCCCACGCTCGATCACTACGCCAACGTGCTGTACGCGTCGGGCTACGACTTCCCGCGGTTCTTCGCCAACTCGGCGATGATCGCCGTGGGAACCGTGCTCCTCGTGCTGATCATCGCCATTCCCGCCACCTACGCCATCGTTCGGCTGAACTTCGGCGGACGGTGGATCATCAGCAGCGCATCCGGTCTCCGCCTGCTTCCCGCCATCTTCTTCGTCGTGCCGTTCTTCATCCTGTTCTCCACGCTCGGGCTCGCCGACACCATCCCCGGCCTGATCGCCGCGAACACGTTCCTCAATCTGCCGCTCGCGATCATCCTGCTCTCGTCGGCCCTCGGCGACATCCCGCAGGAGATCGAAGAGGCTGCAGCGGTCGACGGCGCGAGCATATATCGGACGCTGGGGTCGATCGTGCTCCCGCTGCTGGCGCCCACGATGGTCGCCGTGTCGGTGCTGGTGTTCATCTTCAGCTGGAACGACTACCTGTTCGCCCTGGTCCTGTCCACGTCCGACGCCACACCGGTCACCCTCGGGGCGGCGAACTTCATCACCAGCACCGGCATCCGGTGGGGCGACATCTCCGCCGCCTCGGTGCTGTCCACCCTGCCACCGCTCCTCTTCGCCGTGTTCGCGCAGCGCTACCTTGTTAGTGGCCTGTCCTCCGGCGCGGTCAAGGGATGA